TAGTCTGGGCCTTCCTTGAAGGCTTCTTGGCTATTTTCTTGGGCTGCTGGGCATAGCCGTTGGCGGTAAGGATGAGCACGAGCATGCATGAGAGACAGAGCAGGATTAGCCGTGTCCCAGTTCTGCACTTCGCTACCTGGCCATCCGCCTGACGCGGATCGGTATCTGTTGCGGCTCCTGTTATCATGGAATCATCCCGCACTCGAACATCTTATTGGCGACAGGACCTGCTATCTTGTTGATAAAGTACTGCCTTATCTGAGGATCTCCGCGCAACATCTGTATGGCCTCCTGCTCCTTCGGCGATTTAGGTTTGCCCTTCTGCTCCCATAGTTGTTCGCAGTTCATCATTTGGTATTTCTCAATGACGTTGTTGGCGACCATATCCACCATCGGATATTGTTGAGCCGCGGCGACACCCGCAAAGACAACGCCGAACACCATTGTGACAATCACTACTAACCCGGCATCTCTCATCATCGTTTTATCCTCCTTTATTGGCTGGTGCAGATCCTTATGCATACTGTGACCGGCTTTTCACATATCGTCAATGACCACATCGTGGCGCCTCTAAACGAATGACCAGCTCAATGTTTCCGTCCCGGGCTGTTAGGGGAACATGCCGCACTCGAACATCTTATTGGCGACCGGGCCCGCTATTTTGTCAATAAAGTACTTGCGTATCATTGGGTCGCCACGCAGTAGAGTTATCATTTCCTGCTCCTGCGCTGATTTCGGTTTGTCCTTTGCTTCCCACAATTGCTCGCAGCTCGACATTTGATATTTCTGGATGACATTATTGGCGACCAAGTCCACCATCGGGTACTGCTGGGCAGCGGCAATACCTGTAAACACAAGACCGAACACCATTGCTGCGATTACTGTTGCATAATACTTTCTCATTTTGGCTGTCCTCCTTCGTTGTTTTAGTTGAATCGTTCAAACTACTTTCTACTCAACGGTTTTACATTTTGTCATAGTCTATCGGGAGCTGCTGTATCTGCTGGTCAATCAGCTTCTGCAGTGCAAAGGTATCTACCTGCGGGGCCATTGCCATGAACTCCACCTCTCGAAGTGTCGGTGAGCCGGGTACGACGTTCCGGTAGGCAGCAATGTAGTTTGTGAGCTCATCCCGACCGGCCGGCACATTCCCCTGGCTGAAGCGGACCAGCGAGCGGTAGCCGTAAATGATGCAGGCAACCACGGCGTTAGGGGTCAACCCTTCTGTCGCCTGGACAAGGTAATTGTCCGCGAGAGGTATATCGTTCATCTTGTAGGCAGCCATCGCCGCGAAGGCATACGCGCCGGAACTTGGATGGAAGGTATTTGCCTTGAGGAAAGATGCAAGTGCAGTCGAGTACTGCCCAGCCTTCAACTGCTGATCGCCTTCGAACATGTTATCCGTGAAATGAGACAAAGGCGTTGCCTGGCATCCGAGCACCAGGAGAAATGTTGCTGACACCACACATGCGAGAAATCGTTTGCTCATTGCGCGCTCCTTTTCAGACGACTCGATTTATCTCATCCCCCTCTTCGCCTGCGCCACAGACGCCTTGCACTGAGGTGAGAGTTTGGACGCGTTCGCCTTCAGACACTGTGCGATGCGGCCTCCTCCCGGTTTGACGCCTTCACAAAAAGCCATGATGTCGTCCTCGCAGGTCTTCTGCACTCCCTTGAGCTGCTTCGCTGCTTCCTCCATGCGTGCCTTGCACGCGGGAGAAACTTCTTCTTTGTGTTGCGCGAGACATTGCGCTATACGGCCCTCGCCCTGCTGCACACCCTGGCAGAATTTCTCGATATCACCCCCACACGCTCCCTTTCCTTGGGCCAACGCACCTGTTACAGTTAACCAACCAGCTCCGAATACGACAACAAACAGCGCAGCCAGTACCATCGTGGTAACTTTCATATTCACCCTCCTCCTTTCATGTTGCCGATAACCAGCGGTCAGCACCATCACTGGTCACTTTCCTCCACTGGTCACTCGTTTTCACTGCTTCATATAATTCATGCTGTTGATCGTGATCTGCATATTCTTGCCAGGGACGCTTATTGTTGTTTGGGCGTTGTAATTCAGACCGGTTGACCATACCTGGTATTGCGCGTTGACAGTCATCGGGCCATTGAAGACAGTTGTGGTGACCTGGGTCTGCAGCTGCCTTTTCGTCGCGCCATCACAGATGATCGTCACCTGGTCACCCGGCTGCTGGAAACCTGATGCAACTACTCTAACGGTGCTCCCATCAGGGCTCAACCATGCTTGCGCTATCCGGCCCAGCTGCTGCAGGTTTTGTTGATTGAGATTCAGGTAGCTATTCGCAAGCGCAACCACCTGGTCTATCTCGCCCTTTAGCTCCTTTGCTTTGTCTTCCTCGATATGGCGTCTCAAAGGACCTCCGCTCAACTGTTCGGGTGGTTCGGAGCTGAGTGTAGTGACCAACCTCTCACCTTCCGGCGTGAACGCTATCTGGGTCAACGTCACGTTTTTGGTCTCGCCGTTTATCTGCACTGCCGTGCGCTGCTGCCAGGTATACCCCTTGAGGGCTTGCGCGGTTTCCGCCATCTTTACACCAATCAGAGCCAGTAGCTCCGCGCCCTGCGCTGACTGCGGCTGAGCCTGTGCCGTTGCCGGCGCGAGCATCGCCAGTACGATCAATCCCGCTGCCATCATTGAAACTGCCGTTCTTTTCATACGTCCTCCTTTACGAGTAGGAAATTTCAGAAGCTCTTGAAGAGCTGTATCTCGTAGCGCGCGATCTGATGCGTGATCACGGGCTCCAGTTCCTTAACGGGGACGTCGCCCGTCGCTACAGCCAATTTGTGCAAGCGCTCAACATCCCTGTAAGTCTCGTCCGGGTAAGAAACCCTGTAGGCCTTTACATAATCCCCGAGAGCGGCAATGCCCTCCTTGTGCCGGTCGAGCCTGAATGCAATGAGTGCCTGGTAGCCTTTTATGACGAGGTAGGCGTACGTATCGTTCTTCACAGCCGTGGCTTGCGAGAGATAACGACTCGCATTTGGCAGGTCACCTAAGTGGTAGCAAGCCTGTCCTGCTAATGCCAGAGGCATGGCCCTGGTCGGGTCACTGCTGTTCGCCTGGAGAAAGTCATCCAGGGCAGGCCGATACTCTCTACTCAACAGGTGCCGCGCTCCAGACTGCATACTCTCTCTGTACGCGCTGTGATCTGCACCATCGGGTACGACGCTCGCGCAAGAGATCAGCATAAATGCGATTAAGAGTATGCTTGCAATGTCGTCACGTATTTTCATGCAATTTCTCCTGTCAGTCGCTGACCTTAAAAAAACTCAAACAGCTCGCTCTCGTACTGCGTGATCTGGTCCGTGATTACCGGCTCCAACTGGGCAACATTGATGTCGCCTGTTTCAACCGCCAACGTATACATCCGCTCAACATCGGAAAAGGTGTACTCCGGGTACGAAACTCTGTACGCACGCAGATAATCCCCTAGCGCCTTAATACCCTCCTGCGTCCTTCCTTGCTTTAAAGCAACGAGCGACTGGTACGCCTTTACAATCAGGTACGCATTACTGTCGCTCTGGATCGTCAGCGACTGCGACAGGTACTGGCTTGCCGTGGCATAGTCGCCCATGTTGTAGGTCGCCTGCCCTGCCAGAGCCATCGGCATCGGCTGCGTCGGATCGCCGCCGTTGGCGCGCAGGAACTCCCCAACTGCAAGCTGGTTCTGCCCGTTCTGGAGGTACTGTACGCCCTTGAATACGCCGTCACGATAGACTCCGAAGTCCGAATTTGTTCCCACGCTCGCGCACGACGCCAACACGAAAGCGATGAGGACTAACCCTGCCCTGCTCATCCCTCTCAATGTATTCATAGTATTCATTCGATTCTCACCCCCCGATCTCTTTCGCCCATCCACGAGTCACCTGTTAACTGTCAACCGGCCACCGGCAACGGATTTAGGACAAGCTACCGCCATCCGGTTCTTTTGCCCGTTGATGCAAATTCCAGAAGTGGCAGGGACTATTCCCCATCCTTTTTGTCGCGTCGTGCTGCTTCTATTGTCTCAACGCCAGTTGAACCCGCTATAGTGTCAAACCTTATCTCGGGTTGTTCGGAGCACATCTCCATGACAAGGAGCACATTGCGGTATTCTTCCGAGCCCAGGTGACGAAGCATTGCATCTTCCGTCTTCCATGCCTGCTCGAATATGATCACACGTTCGTCCTGGGTGTCCCGATGCACGCAGCAGTCAAAACATCCGACCTCCACCCGTGTGCGTTCTGCAATAGAATGGAGTATGTGCAGAGCTTCATCAATCTTATCAGTGGCGATCACCATTCTTACTGTCGCTTGAACCACCATTCCCCCGTCGACCCGGTACCAACCTGGTCTTCTACGCATTGTAATAATTTTGGTTAATGTGGGGTCTGAGACTCGACTACGACTACACTTAAGCGAAATTCATGCCATTTAAGAAGCGGTATGCCTAATGCGTTGTAACATACTATTATGATGTACGATTTACAATAAATGGATGCTGCCCAGGCAGAGGAGGAAAGTCAACAGTCTGCCCGCATTTGGGCATCGTGCCCATATTAGGGCATGGCATCAGGAAGACGGGCGGGTGATACCGAGCGCTCTCATCTTTGCCTGGAGGGTAGTTCTTTTCATGCCGAGGACCTCGGCAGCGCCGTCCTTACCAGCCAGCCGCCACCCTGTCCTCTCGAGCACACTAGTAATGTGCATACGCTCCACGTCCTGGAGCGTGGTGGGAAGTGTGTCTCTCTCTTTGGCTTGCGGCCCCATGGTAGGTGCCGCCAGCGTAAGGGTCTTGCCCTCACATACGATCATAGCATGTTCAACCGCGTTCTTCAGTTCCCTGACATTACCGGGCCATGAATACTGCTGAAGAGACTCTATGCTTCTCTTGGAAATGGTGTCGATTCGCTTTCCAAGTTTCTTTTCTAACTCTCTCACGAAGGCCCAGACCAGGGCCGGAATATCCTCCAGGCGCTGCCGCAGCGGCGCGATGCGTATCGGAAAAACGTTCAGGCGATAATAGAGATCGCTCCTGAATCTACCGGCTGCCACCTCCGCCGAAAGATCGCGGTTTGTCGCGGCAATAAGACGGACATCAGCGTGGATAGTTTTCGTCGAGCCGAGCCGCTCGAACTTTCCCTCTTCAAGAACTCTTAGCAGCTTGCTCTGCACTTCGTATGGCAATTCAGCAATTTCATCCAGGAAGAGCGTGGAACCGTCGGCCGCCTCGAACCGGCCCGTCATGCGTGTCAGTGCACCTGTATAGGCGCCTTTTTCACGGCCGAAGATTTCATTCTCGATTAGTGAAGGGGGCAGGGACCCACAGTTTACTGCCACAAGGGGCCGTTCCTTACGCCTGCTCAAGTTATGTATGTGGCGCGCGACAAGTTCTTTACCTGCACCAGTCTCACCCAGAATGAGGACCGAGGAGTCGGTGGGGGCGACCCTTTCCGCCTCCGCCAGGGCCTGTTTGATTGCTTTGCTCTCGCCCACGATTTCATTTGACGTTGACAGAACCTTCACTTCTTTGCGAAGGAAGACATTTTCTTTTTCGAGTCGCCGCTTGAGCCCTTCAATCTCTTGATAGCCATCTTGAAGTCGTTGCTGCATTTCTTTGCGATCCAATGCATTGACGAAGATCTCGCCCAGTAGCCGCAGTCGCGGAATGTATTCCTCCGGCCAAACATGCTCGCTTAAAACGGAATCGATAGCGATGATATGAGCGAGTGACTCACCGATCGTAATAGGAATGACAAGGCTAGAACGAATACCCCATTCCGTCCAGGTTTGTCTGTCTGTGCTCGCCTCCGGCGGTAGATCTTCGAGCTTCGAAAAAACCAGCGTCTCGCCATTTCTAATCAGCTTATCGTATGTCCATGGATAAATCGTTACCGGAAGTCTCGTCCTGAGAGGAACACCGGGCACACCTTGCACAACGGCTACATGGGTGATCTGCCACGACGCGTCATCCATTAGTATTTGAATCAGCCCGCAGCGTTCGACCTTGAAGAATTCAACAATGCTACTTAATCCACGTT
The Syntrophorhabdales bacterium genome window above contains:
- a CDS encoding sigma 54-interacting transcriptional regulator, with the protein product MANRAKILIVDDDPHFLALTSAVLASGGYEVFEASTGKDALEALARALPDMVVLDVVLPDMSGFEVCKQIKADPVLRSTFVVLHSGVSTSSDAQATGLDMGADGYIVKGTPKNEILARVKSLVRIKQAEDALKRAHDELDQRVKERTAELRAANQRLLSSEKALLERLRFEHFLSELSIGLVSTSGDQIDRGIESGLQQIVDFFNVNNCILIKGSADGAVITHAASADTASVLPVRTDIAPFFPWSSRQLRSGEIVRIVTLDQLPEEASVDRETFERIGIRSILIIPVSLEGSVSYTLSISSRSQERVWADEYIPRLQLMGEILVNAIERRRSAAQLEERLRFEQLLSGLSARFVNVAPDNVDAEVERGLSSIVEFFKVERCGLIQILMDDASWQITHVAVVQGVPGVPLRTRLPVTIYPWTYDKLIRNGETLVFSKLEDLPPEASTDRQTWTEWGIRSSLVIPITIGESLAHIIAIDSVLSEHVWPEEYIPRLRLLGEIFVNALDRKEMQQRLQDGYQEIEGLKRRLEKENVFLRKEVKVLSTSNEIVGESKAIKQALAEAERVAPTDSSVLILGETGAGKELVARHIHNLSRRKERPLVAVNCGSLPPSLIENEIFGREKGAYTGALTRMTGRFEAADGSTLFLDEIAELPYEVQSKLLRVLEEGKFERLGSTKTIHADVRLIAATNRDLSAEVAAGRFRSDLYYRLNVFPIRIAPLRQRLEDIPALVWAFVRELEKKLGKRIDTISKRSIESLQQYSWPGNVRELKNAVEHAMIVCEGKTLTLAAPTMGPQAKERDTLPTTLQDVERMHITSVLERTGWRLAGKDGAAEVLGMKRTTLQAKMRALGITRPSS
- a CDS encoding antibiotic biosynthesis monooxygenase, which encodes MRRRPGWYRVDGGMVVQATVRMVIATDKIDEALHILHSIAERTRVEVGCFDCCVHRDTQDERVIIFEQAWKTEDAMLRHLGSEEYRNVLLVMEMCSEQPEIRFDTIAGSTGVETIEAARRDKKDGE
- a CDS encoding cysteine rich repeat-containing protein — translated: MKVTTMVLAALFVVVFGAGWLTVTGALAQGKGACGGDIEKFCQGVQQGEGRIAQCLAQHKEEVSPACKARMEEAAKQLKGVQKTCEDDIMAFCEGVKPGGGRIAQCLKANASKLSPQCKASVAQAKRGMR